The Brachyhypopomus gauderio isolate BG-103 chromosome 2, BGAUD_0.2, whole genome shotgun sequence genome contains a region encoding:
- the LOC143508485 gene encoding uncharacterized protein LOC143508485 isoform X1: MAEVLRTVCVRGLPSGIKHERLADKLEVHFLRARNGGGEITSLIIKAVDRLALITFEDSTVALRVLRHCPHIFEVDGRQYKLAVSFPWQKSWHPNKVILNMSVTIDYSQLTQGEDAVKSLSEKFPGLRVHFLRQQRQCSLHGPFSEVQSVVSHLMELFGNPDALEENGSSYEGDRNQSSGNNHGDIQHQGEARPADHTHGLLWKNPSNERTNLDFSPTRTRTTEERKDWTEELGVEDLSLIMEADVFAYLHTRSKAYRHILDSHGVYVVDVTSEGVTTLYLQSDANAKTESDTEKRLRQAREELSCLYHQLEGNLRRAQIRRSALSLRGGDTAAFKDLQSLLPKVLLSYDQTHVYVVGESSEVSQAKQILLLGSRDEQWLNGTPKNDTSRSSTPPNPDAPAPQVETPQAGEFTGSITAATPKMTVSGAEHRGRGREEYKLAARFKKSDTRFLGFSPGESRRAKELRDLTLGMNPKTLTSNSRPTLPPEASLGTAGTVNDEKAGPSQISAPYTGVLQPIGASHTGDDILYQNTGRQMFTNTSKTCEPLSSRVSKTCSTKSTSTLTPAVKAPPSTSVNALSGLDKQTKAPIQAALGTFSTPRPSLRRSNSFSGRSSQKQETQKTGLNKKPSHHLKKTRSSSFKSGEQGDERSCCVVSSDIIVSAVMWNYMKVAYESRLAALVSDLQVSECPAGTREVRVNLKGSEASKVGDCQHELQRLVGMIASDFSVQELHLSDPGGTAGSEVLEACCSNIRSRFSKICLRNVKDKVLLTGPKLLCAQVTDMLREVFPNLVTDPSQATAVIETLFQCNDHITPSQMKVDTECREGYQTGGHRASQSPFWSSGIKSPKQNPVVKEMLKKGGPTNLEGGKVDMLPSQSSLASSSAPALTAHKKENTTPLTSKPSTSLVGNYSEPSECGGRGLPVAQTSEMFLGPHYLPLVCPTVKTPGEPSHDMWACRLKEAQTTEKLTGKETCKGPPQVRGIQGTMKCVKIPQSLSGHEPYPTARITYHIPDGIQGEGHPNPGSPFQGGIFDAYLPMSAKELDLLHSLEKAFKQGLTFTIHPGDTEGYRGARVVWNRIPHKMNMEGGRSGNGYPDSTYLNDLAEVLMAGRTDKD; the protein is encoded by the exons ATGGCGGAAGTGCTGCGCACCGTATGTGTTCGCGGTTTGCCCAGCGGCATCAAACACGAGCGACTAGCAGATAAACTTGAAGTTCATTTTCTGCGGGCGCGGAACGGAGGAGGAGAGATAACTTCACTTATCATTAAAGCAGTGGACCGACTTGCCCTCATTACCTTTGAAGATAGCACAG TCGCTCTCCGTGTGCTCAGACACTGCCCACACATCTTTGAGGTGGACGGTAGACAGTACAAGCTTGCTGTGAGTTTTCCATGGCAAAAGTCATGGCACCCAAACAAG GTGATCCTTAATATGTCTGTGACCATAGACTACAGTCAGCTGACCCAGGGCGAGGACGCTGTAAAAAGTCTAAGCGAGAAATTTCCGGGCCTTCGTGTCCACTTCCTCAGACAACAGAGGCAGTGTTCCTTGCACGGGCCGTTTTCAGAGGTGCAGTCCGTTGTGTCTCACCTGATGGAGCTCTTTGGAAACCCTGACGCACTAGAAGAAAATGGTTCTTCATACGAAGGAGACAGAAATCAAAGTTCAGGGAATAACCATGGTGATATACAACACCAAGGAGAAGCCAGACCTGCAGACCACACTCATGGGCTTCTGTGGAAGAACCCAAGTAATGAGAGGACAAATTTGGACTTCTCCCCAACACGGACTCGCACTACTGAGGAGAGGAAGGACTGGACAGAAGAGTTAGGTGtggaggatctgtccctgatcATGGAGGCCGACGTGTTTGCATACTTGCACACCAGGAGTAAGGCGTACAGGCATATATTAGACAGCCATGGGGTGTATGTGGTTGATGTGACATCAGAGGGGGTCACTACACTGTACTTGCAGTCTGACGCAAATGCGAAGACAGAATCAGACACAGAGAAACGCTTGAGGCAAGCCCGTGAGGAGCTGAGTTGCCTTTACCACCAGCTGGAAGGTAATCTGAGAAGAGCTCAGATCCGGAGGAGTGCCCTCAGCCTGCGGGGAGGGGACACTGCGGCTTTTAAAGACTTGCAGTCCTTACTTCCCAAAGTACTGCTCAGCTACGATCAGACACATGTTTACGTTGTAGGTGAGAGCAGTGAAGTCTCTCAGGCCAAACAGATCCTCCTGCTTGGTTCAAGAGATGAGCAGTGGCTGAACGGCACCCCGAAGAACGACACGTCACGTTCCTCAACCCCCCCGAACCCTGACGCCCCAGCCCCTCAAGTGGAGACACCCCAGGCAGGAGAGTTCACTGGTAGCATCACAGCAGCTACCCCCAAAATGACCGTCTcaggagctgaacacagaggaaGGGGCAGGGAGGAGTACAAACTGGCAGCTCGGTTTAAGAAGTCTGATACGAGATTCTTGGGCTTCAGCCCTGGAGAAAGTAGGAGAGCTAAAGAGCTCCGAGATTTAACCCTAGGCATGAACCCAAAAACTCTAACCTCAAACTCGAGACCAACACTGCCCCCAGAGGCCTCTTTAGGTACTGCAGGAACGGTGAATGACGAGAAGGCTGGACCTTCTCAGATTAGTGCTCCTTACACTGGTGTGCTTCAGCCAATAGGAGCAAGCCACACAGGAGATGATATTTTGTATCAGAATACCGGTCGCCAGATGTTTACAAACACATCCAAAACCTGTGAACCACTCTCAAGTAGAGTTAGTAAAACATGTTCCACAAAATCAACCTCCACATTAACACCTGCAGTCAAAGCTCCACCCAGCACATCTGTGAACGCCCTATCAGGGCTTGACAAACAGACCAAGGCTCCCATCCAAGCTGCATTAGGGACTTTCTCCACTCCCCGTCCTTCCTTGAGAAGATCGAATAGTTTTTCTGGACGATCTTCTCAAAAACAGGAAACACAAAAGACTGGGCTCAATAAAAAACCAAGCCATCACCTTAAAAAAACACGGTCCAGTAGTTTTAAAAGTGGTGAACAGGGCGATGAACGTTCATGTTGTGTTGTCTCATCAGACATCATAGTGTCTGCAGTGATGTGGAACTACATGAAAGTGGCGTACGAGTCCCGTCTGGCAGCTCTGGTCTCTGATCTACAGGTCTCTGAGTGCCCAGCAGGCACCCGTGAGGTCAGAGTTAATCTGAAGGGATCAGAGGCGTCAAAGGTTGGCGATTGTCAGCATGAGCTTCAGAGGCTGGTTGGTATGATAGCTTCAGACTTTTCTGTGCAGGAGCTTCACCTGTCTGATCCTGGTGGAACTGCAGGCAGCGAAGTACTTGAAGCTTGTTGCTCAAACATTCGTTCCCGCTTCAGCAAAATCTGCCTGCGCAATGTGAAGGACAAAGTTCTCCTGACCGGACCCAAGCTGCTCTGTGCCCAGGTCACTGACATGCTCAGAGAAGTGTTTCCTAACTTGGTGACAGATCCCAGTCAAGCAACTGCAGTTATTGAGACTCTGTTCCAATGCAATGATCATATCACACCAAGTCAGATGAAAGTTGACACAGAGTGTCGTGAAGGATATCAAACAGGTGGACACAGAGCCTCCCAATCTCCATTCTGGAGCTCTGGAATCAAATCACCAAAACAGAACCCAGTTGTTAAGGAGATGCTTAAGAAGGGTGGACCCACAAATTTGGAAGGAGGAAAGGTTGACATGTTACCGAGCCAATCATCTTTGGCTAGCTCTAGTGCTCCAGCGCTCACGGcacataaaaaagaaaacacaaccCCACTGACCTCAAAACCCTCCACCTCGCTGGTCGGTAACTATTCAGAACCTTCTGAATGTGGAGGGCGGGGTTTACCTGTAGCACAAACAAGTGAGATGTTCCTGGGCCCCCACTACCTTCCACTGGTGTGTCCCACAGTGAAGACACCTGGGGAGCCTTCACACGACATGTGGGCGTGTCGGCTTAAAGAGGCGCAGACTACAGAAAAGCTCACAGGAAAAGAAACATGCAAGGGACCGCCCCAAGTGCGAGGTATTCAAGGCACCATGAAGTGTGTCAAGATACCACAAAGCCTGTCAGGCCACGAACCATACCCAACCGCCAGGATCACCTATCACATTCCTGACGGCATCCAAGGG GAGGGGCATCCTAACCCTGGGTCGCCATTCCAAGGAGGCATATTTGACGCATATCTGCCCATGAGTGCAAAGGAGCTGGACTTACTGCATAGCCTAGAGAAAGCATTTAAACAAGGGTTAACCTTCACTATTCACCCTGGTGACACGGAGGGCTACAGAGGTGCAAGGGTAGTTTGGAACAGAATCCCTCACAAGATGAATATGGAAGGAGGGAGGAGTGG GAATGGATATCCGGACTCCACCTACCTTAATGACCTGGCTGAGGTGTTGATGGCTGGAAGAACTGATAAAGACTAA
- the LOC143508485 gene encoding uncharacterized protein LOC143508485 isoform X2: protein MSVTIDYSQLTQGEDAVKSLSEKFPGLRVHFLRQQRQCSLHGPFSEVQSVVSHLMELFGNPDALEENGSSYEGDRNQSSGNNHGDIQHQGEARPADHTHGLLWKNPSNERTNLDFSPTRTRTTEERKDWTEELGVEDLSLIMEADVFAYLHTRSKAYRHILDSHGVYVVDVTSEGVTTLYLQSDANAKTESDTEKRLRQAREELSCLYHQLEGNLRRAQIRRSALSLRGGDTAAFKDLQSLLPKVLLSYDQTHVYVVGESSEVSQAKQILLLGSRDEQWLNGTPKNDTSRSSTPPNPDAPAPQVETPQAGEFTGSITAATPKMTVSGAEHRGRGREEYKLAARFKKSDTRFLGFSPGESRRAKELRDLTLGMNPKTLTSNSRPTLPPEASLGTAGTVNDEKAGPSQISAPYTGVLQPIGASHTGDDILYQNTGRQMFTNTSKTCEPLSSRVSKTCSTKSTSTLTPAVKAPPSTSVNALSGLDKQTKAPIQAALGTFSTPRPSLRRSNSFSGRSSQKQETQKTGLNKKPSHHLKKTRSSSFKSGEQGDERSCCVVSSDIIVSAVMWNYMKVAYESRLAALVSDLQVSECPAGTREVRVNLKGSEASKVGDCQHELQRLVGMIASDFSVQELHLSDPGGTAGSEVLEACCSNIRSRFSKICLRNVKDKVLLTGPKLLCAQVTDMLREVFPNLVTDPSQATAVIETLFQCNDHITPSQMKVDTECREGYQTGGHRASQSPFWSSGIKSPKQNPVVKEMLKKGGPTNLEGGKVDMLPSQSSLASSSAPALTAHKKENTTPLTSKPSTSLVGNYSEPSECGGRGLPVAQTSEMFLGPHYLPLVCPTVKTPGEPSHDMWACRLKEAQTTEKLTGKETCKGPPQVRGIQGTMKCVKIPQSLSGHEPYPTARITYHIPDGIQGEGHPNPGSPFQGGIFDAYLPMSAKELDLLHSLEKAFKQGLTFTIHPGDTEGYRGARVVWNRIPHKMNMEGGRSGNGYPDSTYLNDLAEVLMAGRTDKD from the exons ATGTCTGTGACCATAGACTACAGTCAGCTGACCCAGGGCGAGGACGCTGTAAAAAGTCTAAGCGAGAAATTTCCGGGCCTTCGTGTCCACTTCCTCAGACAACAGAGGCAGTGTTCCTTGCACGGGCCGTTTTCAGAGGTGCAGTCCGTTGTGTCTCACCTGATGGAGCTCTTTGGAAACCCTGACGCACTAGAAGAAAATGGTTCTTCATACGAAGGAGACAGAAATCAAAGTTCAGGGAATAACCATGGTGATATACAACACCAAGGAGAAGCCAGACCTGCAGACCACACTCATGGGCTTCTGTGGAAGAACCCAAGTAATGAGAGGACAAATTTGGACTTCTCCCCAACACGGACTCGCACTACTGAGGAGAGGAAGGACTGGACAGAAGAGTTAGGTGtggaggatctgtccctgatcATGGAGGCCGACGTGTTTGCATACTTGCACACCAGGAGTAAGGCGTACAGGCATATATTAGACAGCCATGGGGTGTATGTGGTTGATGTGACATCAGAGGGGGTCACTACACTGTACTTGCAGTCTGACGCAAATGCGAAGACAGAATCAGACACAGAGAAACGCTTGAGGCAAGCCCGTGAGGAGCTGAGTTGCCTTTACCACCAGCTGGAAGGTAATCTGAGAAGAGCTCAGATCCGGAGGAGTGCCCTCAGCCTGCGGGGAGGGGACACTGCGGCTTTTAAAGACTTGCAGTCCTTACTTCCCAAAGTACTGCTCAGCTACGATCAGACACATGTTTACGTTGTAGGTGAGAGCAGTGAAGTCTCTCAGGCCAAACAGATCCTCCTGCTTGGTTCAAGAGATGAGCAGTGGCTGAACGGCACCCCGAAGAACGACACGTCACGTTCCTCAACCCCCCCGAACCCTGACGCCCCAGCCCCTCAAGTGGAGACACCCCAGGCAGGAGAGTTCACTGGTAGCATCACAGCAGCTACCCCCAAAATGACCGTCTcaggagctgaacacagaggaaGGGGCAGGGAGGAGTACAAACTGGCAGCTCGGTTTAAGAAGTCTGATACGAGATTCTTGGGCTTCAGCCCTGGAGAAAGTAGGAGAGCTAAAGAGCTCCGAGATTTAACCCTAGGCATGAACCCAAAAACTCTAACCTCAAACTCGAGACCAACACTGCCCCCAGAGGCCTCTTTAGGTACTGCAGGAACGGTGAATGACGAGAAGGCTGGACCTTCTCAGATTAGTGCTCCTTACACTGGTGTGCTTCAGCCAATAGGAGCAAGCCACACAGGAGATGATATTTTGTATCAGAATACCGGTCGCCAGATGTTTACAAACACATCCAAAACCTGTGAACCACTCTCAAGTAGAGTTAGTAAAACATGTTCCACAAAATCAACCTCCACATTAACACCTGCAGTCAAAGCTCCACCCAGCACATCTGTGAACGCCCTATCAGGGCTTGACAAACAGACCAAGGCTCCCATCCAAGCTGCATTAGGGACTTTCTCCACTCCCCGTCCTTCCTTGAGAAGATCGAATAGTTTTTCTGGACGATCTTCTCAAAAACAGGAAACACAAAAGACTGGGCTCAATAAAAAACCAAGCCATCACCTTAAAAAAACACGGTCCAGTAGTTTTAAAAGTGGTGAACAGGGCGATGAACGTTCATGTTGTGTTGTCTCATCAGACATCATAGTGTCTGCAGTGATGTGGAACTACATGAAAGTGGCGTACGAGTCCCGTCTGGCAGCTCTGGTCTCTGATCTACAGGTCTCTGAGTGCCCAGCAGGCACCCGTGAGGTCAGAGTTAATCTGAAGGGATCAGAGGCGTCAAAGGTTGGCGATTGTCAGCATGAGCTTCAGAGGCTGGTTGGTATGATAGCTTCAGACTTTTCTGTGCAGGAGCTTCACCTGTCTGATCCTGGTGGAACTGCAGGCAGCGAAGTACTTGAAGCTTGTTGCTCAAACATTCGTTCCCGCTTCAGCAAAATCTGCCTGCGCAATGTGAAGGACAAAGTTCTCCTGACCGGACCCAAGCTGCTCTGTGCCCAGGTCACTGACATGCTCAGAGAAGTGTTTCCTAACTTGGTGACAGATCCCAGTCAAGCAACTGCAGTTATTGAGACTCTGTTCCAATGCAATGATCATATCACACCAAGTCAGATGAAAGTTGACACAGAGTGTCGTGAAGGATATCAAACAGGTGGACACAGAGCCTCCCAATCTCCATTCTGGAGCTCTGGAATCAAATCACCAAAACAGAACCCAGTTGTTAAGGAGATGCTTAAGAAGGGTGGACCCACAAATTTGGAAGGAGGAAAGGTTGACATGTTACCGAGCCAATCATCTTTGGCTAGCTCTAGTGCTCCAGCGCTCACGGcacataaaaaagaaaacacaaccCCACTGACCTCAAAACCCTCCACCTCGCTGGTCGGTAACTATTCAGAACCTTCTGAATGTGGAGGGCGGGGTTTACCTGTAGCACAAACAAGTGAGATGTTCCTGGGCCCCCACTACCTTCCACTGGTGTGTCCCACAGTGAAGACACCTGGGGAGCCTTCACACGACATGTGGGCGTGTCGGCTTAAAGAGGCGCAGACTACAGAAAAGCTCACAGGAAAAGAAACATGCAAGGGACCGCCCCAAGTGCGAGGTATTCAAGGCACCATGAAGTGTGTCAAGATACCACAAAGCCTGTCAGGCCACGAACCATACCCAACCGCCAGGATCACCTATCACATTCCTGACGGCATCCAAGGG GAGGGGCATCCTAACCCTGGGTCGCCATTCCAAGGAGGCATATTTGACGCATATCTGCCCATGAGTGCAAAGGAGCTGGACTTACTGCATAGCCTAGAGAAAGCATTTAAACAAGGGTTAACCTTCACTATTCACCCTGGTGACACGGAGGGCTACAGAGGTGCAAGGGTAGTTTGGAACAGAATCCCTCACAAGATGAATATGGAAGGAGGGAGGAGTGG GAATGGATATCCGGACTCCACCTACCTTAATGACCTGGCTGAGGTGTTGATGGCTGGAAGAACTGATAAAGACTAA
- the vat1 gene encoding LOW QUALITY PROTEIN: synaptic vesicle membrane protein VAT-1 homolog (The sequence of the model RefSeq protein was modified relative to this genomic sequence to represent the inferred CDS: deleted 2 bases in 2 codons) has translation MSIIRDMNGIMCELDSLHVLSLCRRSGHGCTQLCKTVSDVTVFGTASASKHDTIREGGVTHPIDYRTRDYVEEVRKISPKGEMLDIVLDPLGGSDTHKGYNLLKPMGKPLSTGAANMLSGQKKNLFAVAKTWYQQFSVHTLSLIQGNRSVCGFHLGYLDGEPELIDQVMEALLKMYSESKIKPRIDNIYHLEQVGEAMRRMQERNNVGKILLTTEPMKEEPKKEDAKKEEKDKKEEKKKEEKKKEDKKKEETKKEEKKEEKKKDEGKKEEKKEEKKEEKKEEKKEEKKEEKKAEEKKEETKKEEN, from the exons ATGTCCATCATCAGGGACATGAACGGGATCATGTGTGAG CTGGATTCTCTCCATGTCTTGTCTCTTTGCAGGAGGAGTGGGCACGGCTGCACCCAGCTGTGCAAGACGGTCAGTGATGTCACTGTGTTTGGCACCGCCTCTGCCAGCAAGCACGACACCATCCGTGAGGGCGGC GTCACGCACCCCATCGACTACCGCACGCGGGACTACGTGGAGGAGGTTCGCAAGATCAGCCCCAAAGGTGAAAT gttggATATTGTCCTGGACCCCCTGGGCGGTTCTGACACCCATAAGGGATACAACCTGTTGAAGCCCATGGGTAAACCTC TCTCCACAGGTGCCGCCAACATGCTGTCGGGTCAGAAGAAGAACCTGTTTGCCGTGGCGAAGACCTGGTACCAGCAGTTCTCTGTGCACACGCTCAGCCTGATCCAGGGGAACCGCTCGGTCTGCGGCTTCCATCTGGGGTACCTGGACGGAGAA CCGGAGCTGATCGACCAGGTCATGGAAGCCCTTCTGAAGATGTACAGTGAGAGCAAGATCAAACCCCGCATTGACAACATCTACCacctggagcag GTTGGTGAAGCCATGCGTCGGATGCAGGAGAGGAACAATGTTGGCAAGATCCTCCTCACCACTGAGCCCATGAAGGAGGAGCCCAAGAAGGAGGACGCCAAGAAGGAGGAGAAGGACAAGaaggaagagaagaagaaagaggaaaagaaaaaggaagacAAAAAGAAGGAGGAGACcaagaaagaggagaagaaagaggagaagaagaaggatGAAGGCaagaaggaggagaagaaggaggagaagaaagaggaaaagaaggaggagaaaaaggaggagaagaaggaggagaagaaggcagaagaaaagaaagaagagaccAAGAAGGAAGAGAATTGA
- the tmub2 gene encoding transmembrane and ubiquitin-like domain-containing protein 2 yields the protein MAVCALTVLDGVGDEATALGGVLILVLALVLAWLSTHVADRGDHILGTILTVGAHASLIGLGGHDGYAGPPPSSDPGELQGEDPGEEDKQDEGGGEEEDEEEEEGAGEELLDIQRGRRKASRGRSEDEEEEEGTEDEEDVGANITVRLKFLNDTEEIAVLRPQDTVGVLKSKCFSGRERQIKLIYQGRLLHDPRRTLLSLNITHNSVLHCHVAQAPDTALEEPRPEEGPRRGLSGGLHSAGLALGTGSLVVPVFVVLLAVVWYFRINYRQLFTAPATVSLVGVTVFFSLLIFGMHSR from the exons ATGGCGGTGTGTGCTCTGACCGTGTTGGATGGGGTGGGGGACGAGGCCACAGCACTGGGTGGGGTTCTCATCCTGGTCCTGGCTCTGGTCCTGGCCTGGTTGTCCACTCATGTGGCAGACCGCGGGGACCACATCCTGGGCACAATCCTCACCGTCGGCGCCCACGCCTCCCTCATCGGCCTGGGAGGCCACGATGGCTATGCGGGCCCCCCGCCCAGCTCAGATCCAGGGGAGCTGCAGGGTGAGGACCCAGGGGAGGAGGACAAGCAGGATGAagggggtggagaggaggaggacgaggaggaggaggagggtgcagGAGAAGAATTACTGGACAtccagagagggagaaggaaagCCAGTCGCGGGCGGTcagaggacgaggaagaggaggaggggaccgAGGATGAAGAGGATGTTGGTGCAAACATCACGGTGCGGCTTAAGTTCCTGAATGATACAGAGGAGATCGCAGTGCTCAGACCCCAGGACACAGTGGGAGTGCTGAAAAG TAAGTGCTTCTCTGGGCGTGAGCGTCAGATCAAGTTGATCTACCAGGGCCGGCTCCTGCACGACCCACGTCGCACTCTCCTCTCGCTCAACATCACCCACAACAGCGTGCTCCACTGCCACGTCGCCCAGGCCCCAGACACGGCCCTGGAGGAGCCCCGCCCGGAGGAGGGCCCCCGCCGAGGCCTGAGTGGGGGCCTGCACTCGGCCGGCCTGGCCCTGGGCACGGGCAGCCTGGTGGTGCCCGTGTTCGTCGTGCTGCTGGCCGTGGTCTGGTACTTCCGTATCAATTACCGGCAGCTGTTCACGGCACCGGCCACCGTCTCCCTGGTGGGAGTCACGGTCTTCTTCAGCTTGCTCATCTTCGGCATGCACAGCCGGTGA
- the asb16 gene encoding ankyrin repeat and SOCS box protein 16, whose product MSRDSFAFTAASLRSLRLEQELQDWEEARRTLAQRRAMSRRPLPAAPRLRHGAERIQTVRAAPPQLRCRDPVVHNTFMCGDMKGVYDVLKEPGMVNALMETVREEMVWTPEMGMWTISSKVNQTSALRLAASRGHCGCVEELLFRGAEVDADPGGRTALHDACSGAHHTCVKLLLDHGADPDVLSADGNAPLHLCSTADTYLCAELLVNSGADVNVAQRDSLLTPLHVACRRGLQEHVELLLVRGANVSARSREGETPLNATCAGAEKPSEAGRYLCVVQALLAAGAEAGTAGRKQHTALHNACGNCSPRIAQLLLHNGARADTRNAAGYTPMDCLLQVVEDYPEQHSELVVCSLLNHGARAPSPTMLKLCFLYPTLLEMMLNCYKVVPNCEDWLQDIPDELLKEHQTFFNSVWRMRGQPRRLQHLCRCSLRCHLGARYHCVVNKLDIPCALKDYLLLRIEGQLH is encoded by the exons ATGTCCCGCGACAGCTTCGCCTTCACGGCGGCCTCGCTGCGCTCCTTGCGGCTggagcaggagctccaggactGGGAGGAGGCCCGCAGGACTCTGGCCCAGCGGCGGGCCATGAGCAGGCGGCCCCTCCCGGCAGCTCCCCGCCTCAGACACGGGGCCGAGAGGATCCAGACGGTGCGGGCGGCGCCGCCCCAGCTGCGCTGCAGGGACCCGGTGGTCCACAACACGTTCATGTGCGGCGACATGAAGGGCGTGTACGACGTGCTGAAAGAGCCCGGCATGGTGAACGCTCTGATGGAGACGGTGCGTGAGGAAATGGTGTGGACACCAGAGATGG GCATGTGGACTATCTCGTCCAAAGTGAATCAGACCTCCGCACTGCGCCTGGccgccagcagggggcactgtGGCTGCGTGGAGGAGCTGTTGTTCCGGGGAGCGGAGGTGGACGCGGACCCGGGTGGGAGAACAGCCCTCCACGACGCCTGCTCTGGGGCTCACCACACCTGCGTGAAGCTTCTGCTGGACCACGGCGCTGACCCCGACGTGTTGTCCGCTGACGGCAACGCACCACTTCACCTGTGCAGCACTGCTGACACTTACCT CTGCGCAGAGCTGTTGGTGAACAGTGGTGCTGACGTAAACGTGGCCCAGCGTGACTCACTCCTCACCCCCCTCCACGTGGCATGCCGCCGTGGCCTCCAGGAGCACGTGGAACTTCTGCTGGTGCGCGGGGCCAACGTGAGTGCCCGGAGCCGTGAGGGCGAGACCCCTCTGAACGCCACGTGCGCCGGTGCAGAGAAGCCCTCGGAGGCGGGCCGCTACCTGTGTGTGGTGCAGGCACTGCTGGCTGCGGGGGCCGAGGCGGGCACCGCCGGGCGCAAGCAGCACACCGCACTCCACAACGCCTGCGGGAACTGCAGCCCTCGCATCGCCCAGCTGCTACTGCACAACGGCGCCCGTGCGGACACCAGGAACGCGGCCGGGTACACGCCCATGGACTGCCTGCTCCAg GTAGTTGAGGATTACCCAGAACAACACTCAGAACTCGTTGTGTGCTCACTTCTAAACCATGGGGCAAGGGCCCCTTCTCCCACA atgctaAAGCTGTGTTTTCTATACCCTACCTTGCTGGAGATGATGTTAAATTGTTACAAGGTGGTTCCTAACTGTGAGGACTGGCTCCAGGACATCCCAGATGAACTACTGAAG GAGCATCAGACTTTCTTTAACTCTGTTTGGCGAATGAGAGGTCAGCCGCGCAGGCTGCAACACCTCTGTCGATGTTCACTGCGATGCCACCTGGGGGCGCGATATCACTGTGTCGTTAATAAACTTGACATCCCTTGCGCCCTGAAAGACTATCTGCTACTGCGCATCGAAGGGCAGCTCCACTGA
- the LOC143508488 gene encoding E3 ubiquitin-protein ligase TRIM47, giving the protein MYTVSSFILTHTHEAQMISNKKAGAQERQILTPMWKMADTALEDHDSFSCPICLDPLQDPVTIPCGHNYCMACINDYWNQHEYTGAYRCPECRESFTPRPTLNKNGMFAEVVERLQKTRLRDSSPADSGPAHVECRECVGRNPQAIGTCPERGLDADRYDSANLREKHIVIVVSGDPSKNICVHNMPLEIYCRTDQQLICSFCYVESHRNHDAVSVAPFSSERPLCERCHGKKCHRQRSHGHSRKSHKCSGHRSGHGSGKKSPLRSTREAGHCESHGHGRRRQERGSEGGGHVVGRPDNWQMNSRHGSRTPGPSRANRSRHLQHVAVARTHIRHGHGLQSRETQ; this is encoded by the coding sequence ATGTATACCGTGTCTTCTTTCATTCTTACACACACCCACGAAGCTCAAATGATTAGCAACAAGAAAGCTGGAGCTCAAGAACGGCAAATCCTGACACCGATGTGGAAGATGGCAGACACGGCGCTAGAGGACCACGACTCTTTCAGCTGTCCCATCTGTCTGGACCCACTCCAGGATCCGGTCACCATCCCGTGTGGACATAACTACTGCATGGCTTGCATTAATGATTACTGGAACCAGCATGAGTACACTGGCGCCTACAGATGCCCTGAGTGCAGGGAGTCCTTCACGCCAAGGCCCACGCTCAACAAGAACGGTATGTTTGCTGAGGTGGTGGAGCGGTTGCAAAAGACGAGACTGCGGGACTCCTCGCCTGCCGATTCCGGTCCTGCACATGTGGAATGCCGAGAGTGTGTGGGACGGAATCCCCAAGCTATCGGAACCTGCCCCGAGCGGGGGCTTGACGCAGACCGCTACGACTCCGCCAATTTACGGGAGAAACACATCGTGATTGTTGTCAGCGGAGACCCCAGCAAGAACATCTGTGTTCACAACATGCCCCTGGAGATCTACTGTCGTACGGACCAGCAGCTGATCTGCTCCTTCTGCTACGTCGAGAGTCACAGGAACCACGACGCCGTTTCGGTCGCACCGTTTAGTTCGGAAAGACCGTTGTGCGAGAGGTGTCATGGGAAGAAGTGCCACAGGCAGAGGTCACATGGGCACAGCAGAAAGTCACACAAGTGCAGCGGGCACAGGAGCGGGCACGGGAGCGGGAAGAAGTCCCCGCTGAGAAGCACACGTGAAGCTGGTCACTGTGAAAGTCACGGGCATGGGCGTAGAAGGCAGGAGCGAGGCAGCGAGGGAGGTGGGCATGTGGTGGGCAGGCCCGACAACTGGCAGATGAACAGCAGACATGGGAGTAGGACCCCGGGGCCAAGCAGGGCCAACAGAAGCCGACACCTGCAGCATGTAGCCGTGGCTCGGACCCACATCAGACATGGACATGGGCTCCAGAGTCGGGAAACGCAGTGA